CCCTGCGGATAACACACTTCAGGCTCCGAATGATGGAAGCGCACCTGGACCAAGTAAAAAAACCAAAGCAGACCCCAAGCGACGAACGTTACAATGCTTCACTCACGGTATAGCGTATCAGGTGAAGCTTCTGGTGCTTTTCACACAAACGCTAAACAGACGAATGCAACAAGATAAATCGATTTTCTGCAACCTAAAATGTGAGGATCTCGAAGGAGGCAAATTTGATGATTTACTGTTTGAGTTTGAGTATGGCGATCAGAAAGGGAGTTTCTTCTTCCAAGCCAAACACAAAGCTGACCCCAACCAGTACCAGATAACGCTGAATGACCTAATAACGACGAGGCAAAACGACGCACCCTTTGCAATTGCTCCCCTCTTTCAAAGTTTTTACGATAAGCTACGGCACGGTAGCGATGATGTAGAGCCTGTGCTTATGCTCTGCACCAACGCCCATCTATCGCCGGAGGTACAGGAGTTAACGAAACCTTACACGTTCGCTTTCAAATGGTTAGAGGAAACATTCGGTTCAATCGCGGACTCAAACACGAGCTTCGGTCAAATTGATCTAGACAAATTTAAACAACttaacaaatacacacaattCTATCGCTCGTTAAGTGAATGTTCCGAATGCATGCGTCTCGCTGGTGCACTGGCGGATGCAGTTTATAATCGTAAACCAGTTACCCTCAAAGATCCACTGTTCAGCAAGTATTGCAAAGCCATAGTGGAGAATATCGTTGATGTTACCACGTGCATAAAGAAAGATTCCTACAAAATTAAGGctcaattttttaatccaaacGATCTGTTCCTGCAGCAATTCAAGCAGCAGTATGAACAGCTGGATGGAAAAGTTGATGCTCTGAAGGACGCAGAAGATAAAGGCATATGCTGCTCGAAAGGATTTATTGATCGTGGCAGTGACAGGTTTGATTCCAGCAGCAATTCATACTTACCCGTTGATACGGTATCAAATGCGCTGGTGGAAAAGTATTTCCAATCATTTGTTCTCATTACTGGCACGCTGAATGAGGTACAGCTGACGGACGAATGCAAAAAACAGTTCGAAAGTGTCTCAATGGTGGAAGGCggctgtgcgcacagtatgATGTTTGAAGAATTATTCAACTACGTAAAGGACCCGGATCCGGAACCTCTGGAGAATGAGCAGATTGAACGGATTTGGAAAACAACATTTTATCAGCTGCAATTTCTTCAGCTGAAAGGATTCACCGTGAGCCGTCAACAGGAGCTTGAGAAGTTGGGCCTTCAACTGCAGGAGTCAAAGGTGAAGGCGATTCCGCTATATCAAGAGCTTCTGGCTCGCATGTCATCAAATAGCAGTCCGAGCGTTAAGGAGCACGCTTACGATATGTTGGTAGTGCATGAAATAATCAAAGCTGGTTTGACGGAAATTCGAAACCCATTTGAATTCCTTATCATCCAGGAAGGAACGTTCGAACAATGGCAGGACACGGTAGAGAGTGTGCTATGCTGGTTGACTGCTCCACTTGTACTGATCATAGAAGTTCAGAACGAGTCAAAAAAGCATGAGCTGGTGAAAGTTCTTAAAAAAGTTAAACCCAAGCAAACACATTCCAGGATGATCATAATATTAAGTCCAGCTACAGTAATTAACCAGGGGAATATAAACGTAAGCTGCTTAAGTCATCAATCTTATGCAGTACTTGATCAACGTCAATTAACACTCCACGGAACGACCATAACGGTGCGTGAGCTGATCAGGGATTCGGATAAGCTTTCGTTTTTAATTCACTTGCTCAGTTTGAAACAGCTTCCGTTAAGCTTAAATCAGGAGCGCTTCTCTACATTGAAGGATAAATATGTAACGCGAGGATTGATACAGGATGATAACCCTAACGAGATCGATCTAAATGAGGTGGAAAGTAAAAGGATAGTCATTTTAGACGCTCCAGGAAATGGCAAATCTTCGTATATCACCTGGTTGGCGCAGCATCTCGAAACGAAAAACTCTGAACATTGGATTTTACGATTCAATGCAATTGAGTATTCCTATGATCTAAATGAAATTGCGAAAGAAGGTGAGGCTAACGCGATGACTGAATTGCGTGCAGTGCATATTCTATTCCAGTTCGCTTACATGGCCGCACAGCTAGGCAACATTCATCAAAGCTCGGATGTGACGACGACGTCCCAACGACAGACAGCCAAAAGCTGCGCAGAAGCATTGCGCATTGAAAATGGTACATTTGTGCTAGATGAAACGAAAGCGGTCGCATTTTCCCACGAGCAACTAACACTGTTGAGACTGTTCGTTTCCAAACTAAACGGACGAAATATGATTATTTTCTTCGATGGGTTTGATGAAATTTCTCCCAATTATGAAACTGTTGCCTTGTCACTGCTTTCCATGCTGGATCGTCTTGATGGGATAAGTAGGATGTGGATCGCAAGCCGTCCATACGAGTTGAAGGCCAAATTCAAACAAGCATTGCGAGATGTTTGCTTTCTGCAGGTTGGAAAGTTTTCAGAAGAGGTTCAGCTAACATACTTGAAAAATAGGCTGCGAAGGAAAACTGCTTATACGGATGAGAATAAAGTAACGAGAAGTAAACTAATGGAACTGTCCTTAAAATTCCTAACAACTATTGAAGATTACATAGGAGAGCTTCGTCAGCAGTTCCTATTTTTTGAGATGATGTTTGAGGTGTTGATAAAAGATTACTTCTGCCCCGCGACTTTAACGCTTCAGATGGATGTTTCGCACGGCTATATGAAAGGCATGGAGCTAACACAGCTAATAGAGAGATTCATCAAGCTGAAGCTAGAAATCGTCGATACAAGTAAAACTGGTTCCACCAACGCGGCTGCTGCTACCGTCGAGGCACAGAATCGTGCAGCAAAGCGGTCGCACGAAGCTCTTCAGGGGCACATGGCGTTGGGATATTATGTATTCGCGCACTTCTATTTGAGCAAACGAGTAAAAGACCTACATGACAGTGATTTTGATGCGGATGCACTCTCGAAAGCCAAGGAATACATGCAGGAGTTGCAGACTGCGAACGAAAAGACGGGCCTGGTAGAGCGTATCGTCGACGATCGTCCAATATTTGTGCATCGTATAATTGAGGAATATTTCGCCATGCGTCATCTGTTCGAAGGTAGAGCGAAAGAGTCGAATACGCGCCATGTACGTTTATTTTACGCAGAGTTACGTAAGTTTAATTTTAACTGGAGCTACGGTGATATGATGGACAGATTCTCGATTATGGATGGCAACAATGTGTTACCGCTCCATTTGACAGTGCTCGAAACGGACGGAAGAGCGATCAAGCGCATCCTGGACACGGATCCAGACGCCATCGAGAAGCGAGACGCATTCGGGCGAACCGCACTCCATTTGGCCATGTTTCGGTTGGCAATTCACCAACATAGGCCCATTTTAGAGCAGATGATCGCGCTGGCAGCGCAACGTCATTGCATTCAGGTGCAGGACACTCTGTTTGGCTGGCAGGCGATTGATTACGCGCTGATGGTAGAAAGCCTGGAGATGGTTCGAGCATTGAGTTTAAAACAAGGCTACCTGCATGCCACTGTTGATTCGCGGCTGGTGTTGGCGttgaaaacattaaacacaTTGGCGTTGCGCTGCACCGATTTCGAACTAGAGCAACATATTCTGTGCCCACTGTTATCGAACAACTATTTGCGTCCCTATTACTTACACGGGTGGCATGATAAGGCCCCCGAGACAGCTGAATATGCGGGTGCCACGTACTGCCTGCTTGATGCATGGCGTTTCCTACCTGAACCCAGCTGGGTTAAGCAGTACAAAGGGAGTGATAACAGTAATTCGAGTTTAAAGCGGCAAGTGGCGAATTTTTCCGGAACGTTTATGTCCCGTAATAggctattttttgtgtgtcgcgAACATATGGGACTGATGGCAAGGCTCGAAATGATGTCTGAGATGCCGCCCAAATACATCGACATACGCGTCTACGTTGATGAGCCTAGTATAATTGGCGACCTGCGTGGGCTGAACTCTACCGATGTGAATGGTGCTTTGACCCGTTTAAAGGATAGCGCGTTAACGAATCGGGTAGTACACGTTTTGCTAGTGTTATTTTATGGTTCTGAAGATGATGATACGCTCGCATAACAGAGCGATCCTCTTTCCAGATGCAGACTTTCAAGACTTATTAGTACCACGCAGCTGGATAGTCAGTCCCTGCTAGAAAGGAATGGTccatatgaggcttgaactcatgacgctGCGAGGTGCTCCTGCCTATTTTCCCACATCTGGTACAGCTTCTTCCAGCCGTCCTTAAGAGGCTTCAGACGCTCGCGCAAAAATTTGTCCTGCTGGTATTTGGACGTCAAGCCCTCGCCGAAGTCCATCAACACTTCTTGTAGTCTTCCGTAAAGTTGTCGATCTCCTTATTGGCTTTCATTTTAATTCGGTAGTCCTTTTTCATATGGTCTTTGTTTGCACAGTTGTGACACTTTTCGCTTCTATTTCTTACTCGAATGTCTCCAACGAATGCAGTAGGCTTCTCTTTGAAATTTTCCTTTCTATTCTAGCGCTTACATTCGTCGTCTAGCAAACGTGTCTTCATCAACTTATAAGTTTGTTCAGATTAGGTTTTGTCATGCAGTCATCAGAGGGTCGTAGGTTACCGGAAGAATTAAGCTCAA
This genomic interval from Anopheles merus strain MAF chromosome 3L, AmerM5.1, whole genome shotgun sequence contains the following:
- the LOC121598909 gene encoding uncharacterized protein LOC121598909; this translates as MFGKRPADNTLQAPNDGSAPGPSKKTKADPKRRTLQCFTHGIAYQVKLLVLFTQTLNRRMQQDKSIFCNLKCEDLEGGKFDDLLFEFEYGDQKGSFFFQAKHKADPNQYQITLNDLITTRQNDAPFAIAPLFQSFYDKLRHGSDDVEPVLMLCTNAHLSPEVQELTKPYTFAFKWLEETFGSIADSNTSFGQIDLDKFKQLNKYTQFYRSLSECSECMRLAGALADAVYNRKPVTLKDPLFSKYCKAIVENIVDVTTCIKKDSYKIKAQFFNPNDLFLQQFKQQYEQLDGKVDALKDAEDKGICCSKGFIDRGSDRFDSSSNSYLPVDTVSNALVEKYFQSFVLITGTLNEVQLTDECKKQFESVSMVEGGCAHSMMFEELFNYVKDPDPEPLENEQIERIWKTTFYQLQFLQLKGFTVSRQQELEKLGLQLQESKVKAIPLYQELLARMSSNSSPSVKEHAYDMLVVHEIIKAGLTEIRNPFEFLIIQEGTFEQWQDTVESVLCWLTAPLVLIIEVQNESKKHELVKVLKKVKPKQTHSRMIIILSPATVINQGNINVSCLSHQSYAVLDQRQLTLHGTTITVRELIRDSDKLSFLIHLLSLKQLPLSLNQERFSTLKDKYVTRGLIQDDNPNEIDLNEVESKRIVILDAPGNGKSSYITWLAQHLETKNSEHWILRFNAIEYSYDLNEIAKEGEANAMTELRAVHILFQFAYMAAQLGNIHQSSDVTTTSQRQTAKSCAEALRIENGTFVLDETKAVAFSHEQLTLLRLFVSKLNGRNMIIFFDGFDEISPNYETVALSLLSMLDRLDGISRMWIASRPYELKAKFKQALRDVCFLQVGKFSEEVQLTYLKNRLRRKTAYTDENKVTRSKLMELSLKFLTTIEDYIGELRQQFLFFEMMFEVLIKDYFCPATLTLQMDVSHGYMKGMELTQLIERFIKLKLEIVDTSKTGSTNAAAATVEAQNRAAKRSHEALQGHMALGYYVFAHFYLSKRVKDLHDSDFDADALSKAKEYMQELQTANEKTGLVERIVDDRPIFVHRIIEEYFAMRHLFEGRAKESNTRHVRLFYAELRKFNFNWSYGDMMDRFSIMDGNNVLPLHLTVLETDGRAIKRILDTDPDAIEKRDAFGRTALHLAMFRLAIHQHRPILEQMIALAAQRHCIQVQDTLFGWQAIDYALMVESLEMVRALSLKQGYLHATVDSRLVLALKTLNTLALRCTDFELEQHILCPLLSNNYLRPYYLHGWHDKAPETAEYAGATYCLLDAWRFLPEPSWVKQYKGSDNSNSSLKRQVANFSGTFMSRNRLFFVCREHMGLMARLEMMSEMPPKYIDIRVYVDEPSIIGDLRGLNSTDVNGALTRLKDSALTNRVVHVLLVLFYGSEDDDTLA